One segment of Amycolatopsis alba DSM 44262 DNA contains the following:
- the gabT gene encoding 4-aminobutyrate--2-oxoglutarate transaminase, translating into MTVTTETQRRLRTEIPGPASRALQERRAAVVAAGVSSVLPVYVTSAEGGLLTDADGNVLIDFGSGIAVTNVGHAAPAVVDRVREQVGRFTHTCFMVTPYEGYVEVCEALDKLTPGTHEKRSVLFNSGAEAVENAVKIARAATGRQAVVVFDHAYHGRTNLTMALTAKSVPYKHGFGPFAPEVYRVPGSYPYRDGLSGPEAARIAIDRIEKQIGGDQVAAVVLEPVQGEGGFIEPAPGFLPALSAWCTENGVVFVADEVQTGFCRTGEWFASTHEDVVPDLIATAKGIAGGLPLAAVTGRAELLDAVPPGGLGGTYGGNPIACAAALGSIEIMRQDNLAASAKRIENAVLPRLRALAEETGVIGDVRGRGAMLAAEFVQPGTTEPDADLTKRVAQACHQAGVVVLTCGTYGNVVRLLPPLSLSAELLDEGLSVLEHAVRTEASK; encoded by the coding sequence GTGACCGTCACCACCGAGACCCAGCGCAGGCTGCGCACCGAGATCCCCGGCCCCGCCTCGCGCGCCCTGCAGGAACGCCGCGCCGCCGTAGTCGCCGCGGGTGTGAGCTCGGTGCTGCCCGTCTACGTCACTTCGGCCGAAGGCGGTCTGCTCACCGACGCCGACGGCAACGTCCTGATCGACTTCGGTTCCGGTATCGCCGTGACCAACGTCGGTCACGCCGCCCCCGCCGTCGTGGACCGCGTCCGCGAGCAGGTCGGCCGGTTCACGCACACGTGTTTCATGGTCACGCCGTACGAGGGCTACGTCGAGGTGTGCGAAGCGCTCGACAAGCTGACGCCGGGCACCCACGAGAAACGTTCGGTGCTGTTCAACTCCGGCGCCGAGGCCGTCGAGAACGCGGTGAAGATCGCCCGCGCCGCGACCGGCCGCCAGGCCGTCGTCGTGTTCGACCACGCCTACCACGGCCGCACCAACCTGACGATGGCGCTGACCGCGAAATCCGTCCCCTACAAGCACGGTTTCGGCCCGTTCGCACCCGAGGTCTACCGGGTGCCGGGGTCCTACCCGTACCGCGACGGGCTGTCCGGCCCCGAAGCGGCGCGGATCGCCATCGACCGCATCGAGAAGCAGATCGGCGGCGACCAGGTCGCGGCCGTCGTGCTGGAACCGGTGCAGGGTGAGGGCGGGTTCATCGAGCCCGCGCCCGGCTTCCTGCCCGCGCTTTCGGCCTGGTGCACCGAGAACGGCGTCGTGTTCGTCGCCGACGAGGTGCAGACCGGGTTCTGCCGCACCGGCGAGTGGTTCGCGTCCACGCACGAAGACGTCGTGCCGGATCTGATCGCCACCGCCAAGGGCATCGCGGGCGGGCTGCCCCTGGCGGCCGTCACCGGCCGCGCGGAACTGCTCGACGCCGTTCCGCCGGGCGGGCTCGGCGGGACCTACGGCGGTAACCCGATCGCGTGCGCCGCGGCGCTCGGCTCGATCGAGATCATGCGGCAGGACAACCTCGCGGCGTCGGCGAAGCGCATCGAGAACGCGGTGCTGCCGCGGCTGCGCGCGCTGGCCGAGGAGACCGGCGTGATCGGCGACGTCCGCGGCCGCGGCGCGATGCTGGCCGCCGAATTCGTGCAGCCGGGCACCACCGAACCCGACGCCGACCTGACCAAACGCGTCGCGCAGGCCTGCCACCAGGCCGGCGTCGTCGTCCTGACCTGCGGCACCTACGGCAACGTCGTCCGTCTGCTGCCGCCGCTTTCCCTGTCCGCCGAACTGCTCGACGAGGGCCTCTCGGTCCTGGAGCACGCTGTCCGTACGGAGGCTTCCAAGTGA
- a CDS encoding PucR family transcriptional regulator encodes MALTLAALVAERPLGLRVRAAEAGLDRPIGWVHPTELTDPQDFLEGGELLLTTGLALDETTSPEYIRRLVDAGVAGLGFGVGLSHESIPRSLVDTAEEVGLPVLEVPRKTPFIAITRAVSRAVAADEYASLVRTGKGQQELTRTAVGKGGPGGVVRKLAKLVDGWVLLLDSAGRVTEAAPASARDSVDEVREDLARLRAGTLVTSVGEDEVVLQTLETRARGVLVVGTGGPLDAAGQHIVNTAVSLLSLALEQNREHVAALRYLRTGLFDLLVSGQDEIVMSALSTVWGDAPDAPWRVHAFEGPPGARQAFHALLEAETEAHEVFFAHSGTAVIAAAVADLSVSERVVRLAARAGGLHGGSSEIIGIAEFTFGVRQAEQAAGVAKARGVEFVPYADHAGRGFLELVDSPAAQAFSDSLLAPLRHHDETGRGELVASLTCWLEHHGHWDLASARLGVHRHTLRNRMRKVAELTGRDLDSPGVRAEFWLALQVSART; translated from the coding sequence ATGGCACTGACGCTCGCCGCCCTCGTGGCCGAACGTCCGCTCGGCCTGCGGGTGCGGGCGGCGGAGGCCGGGCTCGACCGCCCGATCGGCTGGGTCCACCCCACCGAACTGACCGATCCCCAGGACTTCCTCGAAGGCGGCGAACTGCTGCTGACCACCGGCCTGGCTCTCGACGAGACCACGTCGCCCGAGTACATCCGGCGGCTCGTCGACGCGGGGGTGGCCGGTCTCGGTTTCGGCGTCGGCCTCAGCCACGAGAGCATCCCGCGGTCCCTTGTGGACACCGCCGAGGAGGTCGGGCTCCCGGTGCTCGAAGTGCCGAGGAAGACACCGTTCATCGCGATCACGCGCGCGGTTTCCCGTGCGGTCGCCGCCGACGAGTACGCCTCGCTCGTGCGCACCGGCAAGGGACAGCAGGAACTGACCAGGACCGCCGTCGGCAAGGGCGGCCCCGGCGGGGTGGTGCGCAAACTCGCGAAGCTGGTCGACGGCTGGGTGCTCCTGCTCGACTCGGCAGGCCGGGTCACCGAAGCGGCACCAGCCTCCGCTCGTGATTCCGTCGACGAGGTCCGAGAAGACCTCGCGCGCCTGCGTGCGGGCACGCTCGTGACGTCGGTGGGGGAGGACGAGGTGGTGCTGCAAACACTCGAAACCCGTGCGCGTGGCGTGCTCGTGGTCGGGACAGGCGGGCCGCTCGACGCCGCGGGACAGCACATCGTCAACACCGCCGTGTCCCTTCTTTCCCTTGCGCTGGAACAGAATCGTGAACATGTGGCCGCCCTGCGGTACTTGCGCACCGGATTGTTCGACCTCTTGGTGAGCGGGCAGGACGAAATCGTGATGAGTGCCCTTTCCACGGTTTGGGGCGATGCGCCGGACGCGCCCTGGCGGGTTCACGCCTTCGAGGGGCCGCCGGGGGCGAGGCAGGCGTTCCATGCTCTGCTCGAAGCGGAAACCGAGGCGCACGAGGTGTTCTTCGCGCACTCGGGCACCGCGGTGATCGCCGCGGCAGTCGCGGATCTCAGCGTCTCGGAGCGAGTGGTGCGGCTCGCGGCCCGTGCCGGCGGCCTCCACGGCGGCTCCTCCGAAATCATCGGCATCGCGGAATTCACGTTCGGGGTCCGCCAAGCCGAACAGGCGGCGGGCGTGGCGAAAGCCAGGGGAGTGGAGTTCGTCCCTTATGCCGACCATGCCGGGCGCGGCTTCCTGGAGCTGGTCGATTCCCCAGCGGCACAAGCGTTTTCGGACAGCCTGCTGGCGCCGTTGCGGCACCACGACGAAACCGGCCGGGGCGAACTGGTCGCCTCACTGACGTGCTGGCTCGAACACCACGGTCATTGGGATCTGGCGTCCGCGCGGCTCGGCGTGCACCGGCACACTTTGCGCAACCGTATGCGCAAGGTCGCCGAATTGACCGGCCGCGATCTCGATTCGCCGGGGGTGCGCGCCGAATTCTGGCTCGCGCTGCAGGTCAGCGCCCGGACCTGA
- a CDS encoding cache domain-containing protein, protein MNDTPSAGSEVVEQVSTLVEDVFGRLKPVLTGAEGLLAASADVTAEDLTRLRPQVFDVLGGLVVGAGFISAPNALADQEFGFEWWTETGDAEPVQLVISLDPDSDNFLDYTRQSWFTVPRDTGRRHINGPYVDYLCTDEYTLTFTIPVRRGGSFAGVVGADVYVREVERLLQPKLRALGGRAALVNAQGRVIVSNNARQATGSLVREIDVPAWWSSGAEPVTTESGTHLRRCGNSPIALVRSGR, encoded by the coding sequence GTGAACGACACACCGTCCGCCGGTTCCGAGGTCGTCGAACAGGTATCCACCCTGGTCGAGGACGTCTTCGGCAGACTGAAGCCGGTTCTGACCGGCGCCGAGGGGCTCTTGGCCGCATCAGCCGATGTCACCGCCGAAGACCTGACCCGCCTCCGCCCGCAGGTCTTCGACGTCCTCGGCGGCCTGGTCGTCGGCGCCGGGTTCATCAGCGCGCCGAACGCGCTGGCAGATCAGGAATTCGGCTTCGAATGGTGGACCGAAACCGGCGACGCCGAACCGGTGCAACTGGTCATCAGTCTCGACCCGGACAGCGACAACTTCCTCGACTACACGCGGCAGTCGTGGTTCACCGTCCCGCGCGACACCGGCCGCCGCCACATCAACGGCCCGTACGTCGACTACCTCTGCACCGACGAATACACGCTGACCTTCACCATCCCCGTGCGGCGCGGCGGATCGTTCGCGGGGGTCGTCGGCGCGGACGTCTACGTGCGCGAGGTCGAGCGCCTGCTACAGCCGAAACTGCGCGCGCTCGGCGGCCGCGCGGCGCTGGTCAACGCCCAGGGCCGGGTGATCGTGTCGAACAACGCGCGGCAGGCCACCGGGTCGCTGGTCCGCGAGATCGACGTCCCGGCGTGGTGGTCTTCCGGCGCGGAGCCGGTCACGACGGAGAGCGGCACACACCTGCGGCGCTGTGGGAACTCGCCGATCGCCTTGGTCAGGTCCGGGCGCTGA
- a CDS encoding FadR/GntR family transcriptional regulator: MRKGMSHSARSAMFAPLDQIGRAEAVTARLVDAITLGLLADSEQLPSEAELASQFGVSTVTVREALVALRQQGLVETRRGRGGGSFVKTPANPSAASWRERLRTVSLSELRDVGDHYLAIAGAAAKLAAERSSPEDIERLELATEDIRTATGTEASRAERQFHLEVAAAAQSPRLTREEVQLQSERGGLLWLPLEPQGTRENAYAEHRAITAAIAQGDGELARKLTEEHILEAIDRLADVHLDLLAP, from the coding sequence ATGCGCAAGGGGATGTCGCACAGCGCGCGATCGGCGATGTTCGCGCCGCTCGACCAGATCGGCCGGGCGGAAGCGGTCACCGCGCGGCTGGTCGACGCCATCACGCTCGGGCTGCTGGCCGACTCGGAACAGCTGCCGAGCGAAGCCGAGCTGGCCTCCCAATTCGGCGTCTCCACCGTGACAGTTCGCGAAGCGCTCGTGGCCTTGCGGCAACAGGGGCTCGTAGAGACGCGACGCGGTCGAGGCGGCGGAAGCTTCGTGAAGACACCTGCCAACCCTTCGGCTGCTTCGTGGCGAGAGCGCCTTCGCACGGTTTCACTGTCCGAACTCCGTGACGTCGGTGATCACTACCTCGCCATCGCCGGCGCCGCGGCCAAACTCGCCGCCGAGCGGAGTTCGCCCGAGGACATCGAACGGCTCGAACTGGCGACCGAGGACATCCGCACCGCGACCGGCACCGAGGCGTCGCGTGCCGAGCGCCAGTTCCACCTCGAAGTCGCCGCGGCCGCGCAGTCGCCACGATTGACCAGGGAAGAAGTGCAGTTGCAGAGCGAGCGGGGCGGGCTGCTCTGGCTGCCGCTCGAACCGCAGGGCACCAGGGAAAACGCCTACGCCGAACACCGCGCGATCACCGCCGCCATCGCACAGGGCGACGGCGAGCTGGCCAGGAAACTCACCGAGGAACACATCCTCGAGGCGATCGACCGGCTGGCGGACGTGCATTTAGACCTTCTGGCCCCTTAA
- a CDS encoding gamma-aminobutyraldehyde dehydrogenase, whose product MQQLKHFIGGEYVGSASGAVADIVDPVTGRPYCTAAVAGPEDVDRALKVAAAAFEHWRETTPAQRQLALLKIADAVEARADGLVLVESANTGKPIALTAAEELPMIVDQLRFFAGAARVLEGRSAGEYMEGHTSFVRREPIGVCAQVTPWNYPLLMAVWKIAPALAAGNTVVLKPADTTPASTLLLAEICAEFLPPGVLNVVCGDRDTGRALVEHEIPAMVSITGSVRAGIEVAASAAKDVKRVHLELGGKAPVVVFADADIEAAAEGIAAAGYFNAGQDCTAATRVLVADEVHDTFVEALTRQARATTTGAPGDTSVSYGPLNNAAQLDRVAGFVDRLPAHAIVHCGGKRQGDEGYFYEPTVISGVRQDDEISRTEIFGPVITVQRFASEAEALAAANGVEYALASSVWTTDHQRAMRLAGKLDFGCVWINTHIPLVAEMPHGGFKKSGYGKDLSLYGLEDYTRVKHVMSAL is encoded by the coding sequence GTGCAGCAGTTGAAGCACTTCATCGGCGGTGAGTACGTCGGATCCGCGTCGGGCGCTGTCGCCGACATCGTCGATCCCGTCACCGGCCGCCCGTATTGCACCGCCGCCGTCGCCGGTCCCGAAGACGTCGACCGTGCGCTCAAGGTCGCGGCCGCCGCCTTCGAGCACTGGCGTGAGACCACGCCCGCGCAGCGCCAGCTCGCGCTGCTGAAGATCGCCGACGCCGTCGAAGCGCGCGCGGACGGCCTCGTGCTCGTCGAATCGGCGAACACCGGCAAGCCGATCGCGCTCACCGCGGCCGAAGAACTGCCGATGATCGTCGACCAGTTGCGGTTCTTCGCGGGGGCCGCGCGTGTCCTGGAAGGACGGTCGGCGGGCGAATACATGGAAGGGCATACCTCTTTCGTGCGCCGAGAACCGATCGGCGTGTGCGCGCAGGTTACGCCGTGGAACTACCCGCTCCTCATGGCGGTCTGGAAGATCGCGCCCGCGCTCGCCGCGGGGAACACCGTGGTGCTCAAACCGGCCGACACCACCCCCGCGTCGACCCTGCTCCTCGCCGAGATCTGCGCCGAATTCCTGCCGCCCGGCGTACTCAACGTGGTCTGCGGAGACCGCGACACCGGGCGAGCGCTCGTCGAGCACGAGATCCCGGCGATGGTGTCCATCACCGGTTCCGTGCGCGCCGGGATCGAAGTCGCCGCTTCGGCGGCGAAGGACGTGAAGCGCGTACATCTTGAGCTCGGCGGTAAAGCGCCCGTAGTGGTCTTCGCCGACGCGGACATCGAAGCGGCCGCGGAAGGCATCGCCGCCGCCGGGTACTTCAACGCGGGCCAGGACTGCACCGCGGCGACGCGGGTCCTGGTCGCCGACGAGGTCCACGACACCTTCGTCGAGGCCCTGACCCGGCAGGCACGGGCGACCACCACCGGCGCGCCCGGCGACACGTCGGTCAGCTACGGGCCGCTCAACAACGCCGCCCAGCTGGACCGGGTCGCCGGTTTCGTCGACCGGCTGCCCGCGCACGCGATCGTCCACTGTGGAGGAAAGCGGCAGGGCGACGAGGGGTACTTCTACGAACCGACGGTGATCTCCGGTGTCCGCCAGGACGACGAGATCAGCCGGACGGAGATCTTCGGCCCGGTCATCACCGTGCAGCGCTTCGCCTCCGAAGCCGAAGCGCTCGCCGCGGCGAACGGCGTCGAGTACGCGCTCGCGTCGTCGGTGTGGACCACCGATCACCAGCGGGCGATGCGGCTGGCCGGAAAGCTCGACTTCGGCTGCGTGTGGATCAACACGCATATCCCGCTCGTCGCCGAAATGCCGCACGGCGGCTTCAAGAAGTCCGGCTATGGCAAGGACCTCTCGCTCTACGGCCTCGAGGACTACACCCGCGTCAAGCACGTGATGAGCGCGCTGTGA
- a CDS encoding ABC transporter ATP-binding protein gives MTTTERHAMPHQAPTTSAEGEQGTFAIASDGGGDPAIRLRGLRKEFGQVHAVDGVDLDIPPGEFFSMLGPSGSGKTTVLRMIAGFELPTAGTIELHGRDVSRLAPFDRDVNTVFQDYALFPHMTVQQNVEYGLRVKRVPRAERRQRAKEALDTVRLGEFGERKPDQLSGGQRQRVALARALVNRPKVLLLDEPLGALDLKLRHTMQTELKQIQRDVGITFIFVTHDQDEALTMSDRIAVFNAGRIEQVGSPVEVYERPASAFVAGFVGTSNLLSGGGAENIIGKPGVFSIRPEKIRVDADLSKPADVGETSATGTVTDTVYAGATVRYEVTLDAGGQLSVVRQNTAEPADFEGGRVRLSWRHEHSFRVPEAG, from the coding sequence GTGACGACCACCGAAAGGCACGCCATGCCTCATCAAGCGCCCACCACCTCCGCCGAGGGGGAGCAAGGGACCTTTGCTATCGCCTCCGACGGCGGCGGGGATCCGGCCATCCGGCTGCGCGGGCTGCGCAAGGAGTTCGGCCAGGTCCACGCGGTCGACGGCGTCGACCTCGACATCCCGCCCGGCGAGTTCTTCTCGATGCTCGGCCCGTCCGGTTCCGGCAAGACGACCGTGCTCCGCATGATCGCCGGCTTCGAACTGCCGACGGCGGGCACGATCGAACTGCACGGCCGCGACGTCAGCCGCCTCGCGCCCTTCGACCGCGACGTCAACACCGTCTTCCAGGACTACGCGCTCTTCCCGCACATGACCGTGCAGCAGAACGTCGAGTACGGCCTCCGGGTGAAACGCGTCCCCCGCGCGGAGCGACGTCAGCGCGCGAAGGAAGCCCTCGACACCGTCCGGCTCGGTGAGTTCGGCGAGCGCAAACCCGACCAGCTCTCCGGCGGCCAGCGTCAGCGCGTCGCCCTCGCCAGAGCCCTGGTCAACCGCCCGAAGGTGCTCCTGCTCGACGAACCGCTCGGCGCGCTCGACCTCAAACTGCGCCACACCATGCAGACCGAGCTGAAGCAGATCCAGCGCGACGTCGGCATCACCTTCATCTTCGTCACCCACGACCAGGACGAGGCGCTGACGATGAGCGACCGCATCGCGGTGTTCAACGCCGGCCGCATCGAACAGGTCGGTTCCCCGGTCGAGGTCTACGAGCGGCCCGCATCGGCGTTCGTCGCCGGCTTCGTCGGCACCTCGAACCTGCTCAGCGGCGGCGGCGCCGAGAACATCATCGGCAAACCCGGTGTCTTCAGCATCCGCCCCGAAAAGATCCGCGTCGACGCCGACCTCTCGAAGCCCGCGGACGTCGGCGAGACCAGCGCCACCGGCACCGTCACCGACACCGTCTACGCCGGCGCGACCGTGCGCTACGAGGTCACGCTCGACGCCGGCGGCCAGCTCTCCGTGGTCCGGCAGAACACCGCCGAGCCCGCGGACTTCGAGGGTGGCCGGGTCCGCCTGAGCTGGCGTCACGAACACAGCTTCCGCGTCCCCGAAGCCGGTTAG
- a CDS encoding ABC transporter substrate-binding protein, with product MKNRKLALAGLLGAGLLVAACGTSGSSSTAAAPGGQGFTPPKLDALAQLGQPEGQVNVLAWPGYAENGSNDPAVDWVTGFEKETGCKVNVKAFGTSDEAVNLMKTGQYDVISASGDASLRLIASGDVEPVNTALVPNYADVFDFLKNRPWNSVNDVAYGVPHGWGANLLTWRTDKVNPAPNSWSVMFDANSPYKGKISAYDSPIYIADAALYLQNKKPELGIKNPYALDDKQFQAAVDLLKQQRPMVGEYWSDYLKESQALKSGDAVLGTAWQVTVNLTKSEGAPVESVLPSEGATGWSDTWMVGAKSPHKTCSYKWLNHIVSPKANAQVAEYFGESPSNPKACAETKDKKHCDTYHAGDATYASKIQYWTTPITQCLDGRTDVKCKDYGEWTRAWTEIKG from the coding sequence ATGAAGAACAGGAAACTCGCGCTCGCCGGCCTGCTCGGCGCCGGCCTGCTCGTGGCCGCCTGCGGAACGTCCGGGTCCAGTTCGACCGCCGCCGCACCCGGCGGGCAGGGCTTCACCCCGCCGAAACTCGACGCGCTCGCCCAGCTCGGCCAGCCGGAAGGCCAGGTCAACGTGCTGGCCTGGCCCGGCTACGCGGAAAATGGTTCGAACGACCCGGCCGTCGACTGGGTCACCGGATTCGAAAAGGAGACCGGCTGCAAGGTCAACGTCAAGGCGTTCGGCACCTCGGACGAGGCCGTGAACCTGATGAAGACCGGCCAGTACGACGTCATCTCCGCCTCCGGTGACGCTTCGCTGCGCCTCATCGCGTCCGGGGACGTCGAACCGGTGAACACCGCCCTCGTGCCGAACTACGCCGACGTCTTCGACTTCCTCAAGAACCGCCCGTGGAACAGCGTGAACGACGTGGCCTACGGCGTGCCGCACGGCTGGGGCGCGAACCTGCTGACCTGGCGCACCGACAAGGTGAACCCGGCACCGAATTCGTGGTCGGTCATGTTCGACGCGAACAGCCCCTACAAGGGCAAGATCTCCGCCTACGACTCGCCGATCTACATCGCCGACGCCGCGCTGTACCTGCAGAACAAGAAGCCGGAACTCGGCATCAAGAACCCGTACGCCTTGGATGACAAGCAGTTCCAGGCCGCCGTCGACCTGCTCAAGCAGCAGCGTCCGATGGTCGGGGAGTACTGGTCGGACTACCTGAAGGAGAGCCAGGCGCTCAAGAGCGGCGACGCCGTCCTCGGGACCGCCTGGCAGGTGACGGTGAACCTGACCAAGAGCGAGGGCGCGCCGGTCGAATCGGTGCTGCCGTCCGAAGGCGCGACGGGCTGGTCGGACACCTGGATGGTCGGGGCGAAGTCGCCGCACAAGACGTGCTCGTACAAGTGGCTGAACCACATCGTCAGCCCGAAGGCCAACGCCCAGGTCGCCGAGTACTTCGGTGAATCGCCCTCGAACCCCAAGGCGTGCGCCGAAACCAAGGACAAGAAGCACTGCGACACCTACCACGCCGGGGACGCCACGTACGCCTCGAAGATCCAGTACTGGACGACGCCGATCACGCAGTGCCTCGACGGCCGCACCGACGTCAAGTGCAAGGACTACGGCGAGTGGACCCGCGCCTGGACCGAGATCAAGGGCTGA
- a CDS encoding ABC transporter permease, protein MTTTLDSPRRKASAFLYRKPKLRLSILLSAPMLWLGLAYLGALAALFVTAFWTTDVFTGQVVTEWSLNNFVTLFSDAVYRTITLRTVGIAALVTVVTAIIAFPMAFYMAKFASPRARRLLVIAVMTPLWASYLVKAYAWRTMLSGNGVLHWLLNPFGLDTPGYGVLATVITLSYLWLPYMILPIYAGLERLPNSLVDASGDLGARPFRTFRSVVLPVTFPAVVAGSIFTFSLSLGDYIAVKIVGGTSQMLGNVVYDNIGAANNLPFAATVATVPVVIMLAYLAAVRRTGALDNL, encoded by the coding sequence ATGACGACCACCCTCGATTCACCGAGGCGGAAAGCCTCCGCCTTCCTGTACCGCAAACCCAAGCTGCGCCTGAGCATCCTGCTGTCCGCGCCGATGCTGTGGCTCGGCCTCGCCTACCTCGGCGCGCTGGCCGCGCTGTTCGTGACCGCGTTCTGGACCACCGACGTCTTCACCGGCCAGGTCGTGACCGAGTGGTCGCTGAACAACTTCGTCACCCTGTTCAGCGACGCGGTGTACCGCACGATCACCCTCCGGACGGTCGGGATCGCCGCGCTGGTCACGGTGGTCACCGCGATCATCGCCTTCCCGATGGCGTTCTACATGGCCAAGTTCGCCTCGCCGAGGGCGCGGCGGCTCCTGGTGATCGCCGTCATGACACCGCTGTGGGCGAGCTATCTGGTGAAGGCCTACGCGTGGCGGACCATGTTGTCCGGCAACGGTGTCCTGCACTGGCTGCTCAACCCGTTCGGCCTCGACACCCCCGGCTACGGCGTGCTCGCGACCGTGATCACCCTGTCGTATCTGTGGCTGCCGTACATGATCCTGCCGATCTACGCGGGCCTCGAGCGGCTGCCGAACTCCTTGGTGGACGCGTCGGGTGACCTCGGCGCGCGGCCGTTCCGGACTTTTCGCTCGGTGGTGCTGCCGGTGACCTTCCCGGCCGTCGTCGCCGGATCGATCTTCACGTTCTCGTTGTCGTTGGGCGACTACATCGCGGTGAAGATCGTCGGCGGCACCTCGCAGATGCTCGGCAACGTCGTCTACGACAACATCGGCGCCGCCAACAACCTGCCGTTCGCGGCGACCGTCGCGACCGTGCCCGTGGTGATCATGCTCGCCTACCTCGCCGCCGTGCGCCGCACGGGTGCGCTGGACAACCTGTAG